Within Deinococcus sp. QL22, the genomic segment GTCGGGGTGAAGTTCAAGCACGCCCAGCCCCTGCGCGGCCGCGTTGGCGTACGCTTTGCGGTTCCCGAGAGGGGCGTCAAGGAACGCCAGGGCGTCCGTGTCCCTCAGTGCTTCGGCCGCATCATCGTTGTCACTGCCACGTGGATCGGCCCGGTTCAGAAAGGCGTAGGACTTCAGCTCTGGATTGACCGTCTTGATCTCGTGGATCAGCCGGGCGACCTTCTCCAGCGTCCAGACGTCAAAACTACGGGGATTGAACGGCACCAGGTACAGGTCTGCCACCGTGAGGGCGGCGCGCTGACTGGTGGTGTCACGGCCTCCGGTATCGATGACGACATCCTCGAACTTCTTGGAGAGCCGCCGCAGTTCCTCACGGGCCGCCTGACCTGTGAGTTGAACGGCGGTGTAGCCTGTCTGCCCCCCCTGCCGTTCGTTGCGCCAAGCCGAGAAGTCCGTGGCTGTCTCCTGATCATCTGCATCCACCAAGAGCACGTCCCGACCATCCAAGGCCAAAGCGACGGCGAGATTCGTCGCCACCGTTGTTTTCCCACTGCCACCCTTGATCCCGCCAACCACATAAATCATGTTGTCCTCCATTTGAGATTGAACGTCACGAATAACGTTGAAATCAACTTGACTAATCCAGCCTAGCAGATGCCTTGCGCGACCATCTCTTCCAGCACTTGGGCCGACTGCGGCATCAGAATCTGGGCTAGCTGGCCGGCGACATCCGAGATGCTGCGGGGTGGCTTCCGGAACGGGGCCACCAGTTGACGCAGGACCCGGCAGGTGAGCTGGAGGTCTTGACTCAGGACTGGAGCCAGCCAGGCGTCTGGGTGGACGACTTGCGGGGCCGCTGAGGGAAGAGCGTGGTCAGGAAAATCACTCCGATTGAAGGTGATCAGGTGAGCAACCCTGCTGTGCAGGGCCGCGGCGAGGACGTGTCGGTCATCCGGATCTGGAAGCTTCAATTCAGGGATTAAGTGACTGAAGCCAGTCACTCGCGCGTGCGGTAACGCCCGGTCCATCAATGCCTGGGTCCTCAGCAAAGGCTCGGGCTCAAATCCCCGATCCCGGATCAGCGCATTGATCCATTCGTGGTTGACCTCGTCCGACCAGCGCAGGCGGCAGAGGCCCTCGATGTCCAAGCGGATCAAGAGGTCCCGCAACAGGGAAGGGTAGAGCACGTTGGCGTCGCAGAAGGCCTCGGGTCTGGTGGG encodes:
- a CDS encoding AAA family ATPase → MIYVVGGIKGGSGKTTVATNLAVALALDGRDVLLVDADDQETATDFSAWRNERQGGQTGYTAVQLTGQAAREELRRLSKKFEDVVIDTGGRDTTSQRAALTVADLYLVPFNPRSFDVWTLEKVARLIHEIKTVNPELKSYAFLNRADPRGSDNDDAAEALRDTDALAFLDAPLGNRKAYANAAAQGLGVLELHPDDRKATQEFAHLYQQITGRTPQFALAEGK
- a CDS encoding PIN domain-containing protein, which encodes MRDLLIRLDIEGLCRLRWSDEVNHEWINALIRDRGFEPEPLLRTQALMDRALPHARVTGFSHLIPELKLPDPDDRHVLAAALHSRVAHLITFNRSDFPDHALPSAAPQVVHPDAWLAPVLSQDLQLTCRVLRQLVAPFRKPPRSISDVAGQLAQILMPQSAQVLEEMVAQGIC